One Candidatus Paceibacter sp. genomic region harbors:
- a CDS encoding DoxX family protein yields MANLQKFFLFVLRLAMGWMFFYAGITKVLNPQWSAEGYLKGAKAFTWFFQMLLDPSILPIVNFANKWGLTLLGVSLILGLFVRFSSLLGVVLMALYYLPLGWPQPNPHAYIVDEHIIYIAVLLFFAAAKAGRAWGVDGKRQHHSGVMRILG; encoded by the coding sequence ATGGCAAATTTGCAAAAATTTTTCTTGTTCGTTTTAAGGCTCGCGATGGGTTGGATGTTTTTTTACGCCGGGATTACCAAGGTGCTTAATCCGCAATGGTCGGCGGAAGGGTACCTAAAGGGCGCCAAGGCCTTTACCTGGTTTTTCCAAATGCTTTTGGACCCAAGTATTCTGCCTATCGTAAACTTCGCCAACAAATGGGGTTTAACATTGCTTGGGGTCTCTTTAATCCTCGGTTTATTCGTCCGATTCAGTTCCCTTTTAGGTGTCGTCCTTATGGCATTATATTACTTGCCGCTCGGCTGGCCGCAACCTAATCCGCACGCCTACATAGTGGACGAGCATATTATTTACATCGCCGTGTTGCTTTTCTTCGCCGCCGCCAAAGCCGGACGCGCCTGGGGCGTGGACGGCAAACGCCAGCATCATTCCGGCGTAATGAGAATACTGGGATAA
- a CDS encoding methionine--tRNA ligase subunit beta — protein sequence MITFSDFQKIEIKVGEILSAGKVEGSEKLLKLSVDFNEPTPRQVVSGIAKTFTAPEKLIGKQFLFVTNLEPRQIMGLESQAMILATRKLKKSGEEIILMKPAKKVANGSKLG from the coding sequence ATGATAACTTTCAGCGATTTTCAAAAAATAGAAATAAAAGTCGGCGAAATTTTGTCGGCGGGGAAAGTGGAAGGCTCGGAAAAGCTCTTAAAACTTTCCGTTGACTTCAACGAACCTACGCCAAGGCAGGTTGTTTCCGGCATCGCCAAAACTTTTACCGCGCCGGAAAAACTTATCGGCAAACAATTTTTATTCGTCACCAATCTTGAGCCGCGACAGATTATGGGACTGGAAAGCCAGGCGATGATATTAGCCACGCGCAAACTCAAAAAATCCGGCGAGGAAATTATCCTGATGAAGCCGGCCAAAAAAGTCGCCAACGGAAGCAAACTGGGGTAA